A window of Bradyrhizobium sp. AZCC 1610 contains these coding sequences:
- a CDS encoding NADPH-dependent F420 reductase, with protein sequence MRVAVIGAGAVGRALGRAWVKAGHDVVYGARTAGVKDMASFLAQTGGREAPGQAAALAADVVVLALPWGKAEPAVRGLGDLNGKVVIDCMNPLIMRDGALGLECGFETSGAERVAAWLPGARVVKTLNQAGAEVMGDTTMLSARPVMFLAGDDAAAKDTARALVAELGFEPLDAGPLSIARLLEPLAMVWINQAILRGEGRDWAFTLARRRP encoded by the coding sequence TGGGGCGCGCGCTCGGGCGCGCCTGGGTCAAGGCAGGCCATGATGTGGTCTATGGCGCGCGCACCGCCGGCGTCAAGGACATGGCGTCCTTTCTCGCCCAGACTGGGGGACGCGAAGCACCGGGCCAGGCCGCCGCGCTTGCTGCGGACGTTGTCGTGCTGGCGTTGCCGTGGGGCAAGGCGGAACCGGCCGTACGCGGCCTGGGCGACCTCAACGGAAAGGTCGTCATCGATTGCATGAACCCGCTCATCATGCGCGATGGGGCGCTCGGGCTTGAGTGCGGATTTGAAACGTCGGGCGCGGAACGCGTGGCAGCCTGGCTTCCGGGCGCGCGCGTCGTGAAGACGCTCAATCAGGCCGGTGCGGAGGTGATGGGGGATACCACCATGCTGTCGGCGCGCCCCGTGATGTTTCTCGCTGGCGATGATGCCGCCGCAAAGGACACTGCACGAGCGTTAGTCGCCGAACTCGGCTTTGAGCCATTGGACGCGGGTCCGCTCAGCATAGCGCGCCTGCTCGAGCCCTTGGCCATGGTGTGGATCAACCAAGCCATTTTACGCGGCGAGGGCCGCGACTGGGCCTTCACGTTGGCCCGTCGGCGGCCGTGA